The Pecten maximus chromosome 11, xPecMax1.1, whole genome shotgun sequence genome has a segment encoding these proteins:
- the LOC117338344 gene encoding uncharacterized protein LOC117338344 has product MAQRVIQNVENDYLMCSICLGRYDDPRLLPCGHTFCKECLSGHIQQTVIDRNSRHFTCPIDRNMVSRPANRAPKDWAGLFPPDTFLSSLLTTVLQHEGGQANDRSASTKKSIRPSGNDRQFRHSNVSNDRPFHHSNASSDRSFHSNVSDDSSFPINHAGPSFDTGASFGQSHRGGGLICIDHPSRELEFFCLGCNSLVCAYCAVRGHTGQRCECISIEDATQRLRPRMEALRRRLRGQMSRVEQLSRGEAPADGVLDASRTRAMGKLDEIENNLSRFAQSCLESVEELRQQTREAGRGLVTENAQLSRLFDSIQETKLTFENVVSSNSGTDLLNWLSRMEKQADDYDTAISSSSHTNTPSVAEFVAHTVFSNFLRNPPPVGSVRVKQDAGGQSQRNQGCRLQ; this is encoded by the coding sequence ATGGCACAGCGCGTCATCCAGAACGTGGAGAATGACTACCTCATGTGCAGCATCTGTCTTGGTCGTTATGACGACCCACGTCTGCTGCCCTGTGGACATACCTTTTGTAAGGAGTGTCTATCTGGGCACATCCAACAGACGGTTATCGACAGAAACTCCCGCCACTTCACTTGTCCCATCGATAGGAACATGGTCTCGCGACCGGCAAATCGTGCGCCGAAGGATTGGGCGGGTCTTTTCCCACCCGACACATTCTTATCAAGTTTACTAACCACTGTTCTGCAGCATGAAGGAGGACAAGCGAATGACAGATCAGCTTCTACAAAAAAGAGCATACGACCTTCAGGTAACGACAGACAATTTCGTCACTCAAACGTTTCTAACGATAGACCATTTCATCACTCAAACGCTTCTAGCGATAGATCATTTCATTCAAACGTCTCTGACGACAGTTCATTCCCCATTAACCACGCCGGACCATCATTCGACACTGGAGCATCATTCGGACAAAGTCATAGGGGTGGAGGTCTAATATGTATAGACCATCCGAGTAGAGAACTTGAATTTTTCTGCCTTGGCTGTAACTCTCTTGTTTGTGCGTATTGTGCAGTCCGGGGTCACACAGGTCAAAGGTGCGAGTGCATTTCTATTGAAGACGCGACTCAAAGACTGAGGCCACGCATGGAGGCATTGAGGAGAAGGCTTCGAGGGCAAATGTCGAGGGTGGAACAATTGAGTCGAGGGGAGGCGCCGGCTGATGGCGTGCTTGACGCTAGCCGAACAAGGGCTATGGGAAAACTGGACGAAATAGAAAACAATCTAAGTAGATTCGCTCAGTCATGTTTGGAAAGTGTGGAAGAACTCCGACAACAAACAAGAGAGGCTGGTCGGGGTTTGGTGACGGAAAATGCACAACTCTCTCGCCTCTTTGACAGCATACAGGAAACGAAACTAACTTTCGAAAATGTAGTTAGTTCTAACTCTGGAACAGATTTGTTAAACTGGTTATCTAGAATGGAAAAGCAAGCAGATGATTATGATACTGCGATCTCCTCTTCTTCCCATACCAACACGCCATCCGTAGCGGAATTTGTAGCACACACGGTCTTCAGTAACTTCTTAAGAAATCCTCCACCTGTCGGGTCAGTAAGGGTCAAGCAGGACGCTGGTGGACAATCACAACGCAACCAGGGATGCAGACTGCAGTAA